A part of Rhinoderma darwinii isolate aRhiDar2 chromosome 1, aRhiDar2.hap1, whole genome shotgun sequence genomic DNA contains:
- the ACTL7A gene encoding actin-like protein 7A, which yields MYYCCSVDQSSEAVWTIMTSEAILDEMFWPISTVLPGPAKKALLVNSASTEVQSIVRSKDVKKTRAVIIDIGTSTCKIGYVGEPKPSFVVSSTVGKPSIETSKTEDNRKEYFIGKERDISSISQQLVNPLRHGIIVEWDCIEAILEYLFVKEMKILPEEHAVQLSDPPLSPITNREKYAEMVFETFNIPAFYIAHQSRLSMYSYGKTSGLVVECGHGVSYVVPIIEGKILSNITGRVDYAGADITKYLTQILNGAGHKFQEEQLAIIEDLKNKSCYASLDFNSEVCLPQNKYLAEYKLPDGQLITIGKERFICPEALFQPSLIGSTQPGLQAMAMACINSCDASFKESVLNNILLCGGTTMLEGFPERFQKELNELPGHPKPCVLAWPERLFSVWRGSSILASLNSFQPLWLYKREYDECGPSIIYRECF from the coding sequence ATGTATTATTGTTGTTCAGTGGATCAAAGCAGTGAGGCGGTATGGACGATCATGACATCTGAAGCCATCTTAGATGAGATGTTTTGGCCGATATCTACTGTTCTGCCAGGTCCTGCTAAGAAAGCTCTTCTAGTTAATAGTGCAAGCACAGAGGTACAAAGCATCGTAAGATCAAAAGACGTGAAAAAGACAAGGGCAGTGATAATTGATATAGGAACCAGTACCTGCAAAATTGGATATGTAGGGGAACCAAAGCCTTCAtttgtggtatcatctacagtaGGAAAACCAAGCATAGAGACTTCTAAAACAGAAGACAACCGAAAGGAATACTTCATTGGCAAAGAGAGGGATATTTCTTCCATCTCCCAACAGCTTGTAAATCCCCTAAGACATGGTATCATTGTGGAATGGGATTGCATTGAAGCTATACTAGAATACCTTTTTGTTAAGGAAATGAAGATTCTACCCGAGGAGCATGCCGTCCAGTTGTCTGATCCGCCACTCAGCCCAATAACCAACAGAGAGAAATATGCAGAGATGGTGTTTGAGACCTTCAACATCCCTGCTTTCTATATAGCTCATCAGTCAAGACTATCTATGTACTCCTATGGCAAGACATCCGGCCTTGTTGTTGAATGTGGCCATGGCGTGTCTTATGTGGTCCCTATAATTGAAGGAAAGATTCTGTCTAATATAACAGGCAGAGTAGACTATGCAGGAGCCGACATTACAAAGTACCTAACTCAGATTTTAAATGGAGCTGGACACAAGTTTCAAGAAGAGCAACTAGCCATAATAGAAGACCTAAAAAACAAATCTTGCTATGCTTCCTTGGACTTTAATAGTGAGGTGTGTTTGCCACAAAACAAGTACCTAGCAGAGTATAAGCTTCCAGATGGACAGCTAATCACTATAGGAAAGGAGAGGTTCATATGCCCTGAAGCACTCTTCCAGCCATCCTTAATAGGTTCTACCCAACCAGGTCTTCAAGCCATGGCCATGGCTTGCATTAATAGTTGTGATGCTAGTTTTAAGGAAAGTGTGCTCAACAATATTTTACTATGTGGAGGCACAACTATGCTTGAAGGATTCCCAGAGCGCTTTCAGAAGGAATTAAACGAGTTGCCAGGCCACCCGAAACCTTGTGTTTTAGCTTGGCCTGAAAGGCTATTTTCTGTCTGGAGGGGCAGCTCTATATTGGCATCCCTGAACTCTTTCCAACCACTATGGCTGTACAAAAGAGAATATGATGAATGCGGTCCTTCCATCATCTATAGAGAATGCTTCTGA
- the APTX gene encoding aprataxin isoform X2, which yields MFPASSAIDVRLQQRLCEGQTGTNPSSVDSVDIGKDQEVKLKPGNVLYIVNKLYPYTVEFVKEPGTSKAKGVPETIKSLSKRSRDSPQNDNLEILRKNPKAELDDVLNNSESKEMPRHTSEIKAQGHWSQGLKVSIQDPNMQVFKDDKVVVIKDKYPKARYHWLVLPLQSISSLKMLRTEHLELLQHMHAVGEKIAQQHSAHSKAQFRLGYHAIPSMSHIHLHIISQDFDSPCLKNKKHWNSFTTDYFLESEVVMDMIKLNGKVTVKDGASELLKSSLQCNVCKIQQATIPQLKEHLKKHWP from the exons GAACAAACCCAAGCAGTGTTGACTCTGTGGACATCGGTAAAGATCAAGAAGTCAAATTAAAGCCTGGCAACGTATTATATATTGTCAATAAATTGTACCCTTACACAGTAGAGTTTGTTAAAGAACCCGGAACCTCCAAAGCGAAAGGTGTCCCAGAGACAATCAAAAGTTTAAGCAAAAGGTCCCGTGACAGTCCTCAAAATGATAATTTGGAAATATTGAGGAAAAACCCAAAAGCGGAACTTGATGATGTACTGAACAACAGCGAGAGTAAAGAAATGCCACGGCATACTTCTGAG ATTAAAGCCCAAGGACACTGGAGTCAAGGATTAAAGGTTTCTATTCAGGATCCAAATATGCAG GTTTTCAAAGATGACAAAGTTGTGGTAATTAAGGACAAATACCCCAAAGCACGTTACCACTGGCTGGTTTTACCATTGCAATCTATATCTAGTCTGAAGATGCTGCGTACAGAACATCTGGAGTTATTACAGCACATGCATGCAGTGGGGGAGAAGATTGCACAGCAGCATTCAGCCCACAGCAAAGCACAATTTAGGCTAGGCTACCATGCTATTCCAAGCATGAG CCATATTCATTTGCATATCATCAGTCAAGATTTTGATTCTCCTTGCCTTAAAAACAAGAAACACTGGAACTCATTCACAACTGATTATTTTTTAGAATCTGAAG TGGTTATGGATATGATAAAATTAAATGGAAAAGTGACAGTGAAAGATGGAGCCTCTGAACTTCTGAAGTCTTCCCTCCAGTGTAACGTGTGCAAAATACAGCAAGCCACTATTCCTCAGTTAAAGGAACATTTGAAGAAACACTGGCCCTGA